The genomic segment CGCCGTACGAGTCGCGCAGATGACGGGCCAGACTGAACTTGGAATCGTTGCGATAGCCAGAGATTCCGCAGATCAAAAGCGCCTTGCTGACGATGTCCACAATCCGCTGCGAACAGGACACCTTCAGGTTGTTGGTGCGAATCGAGAAGCCGAATCCTTTGAAGGCATCGGAGCAATTTTGTTCGAGCAGATCCTGATACTCTCGCGTCAGACTTTTGACGTTGTGCCGCATTTCTTGCAGGACCTGGTCCACTTCTGCCAGTCGAATGGCCGAGATGGGCGTCTCGCCCGGTGTCTTGCGGGCTTCGACGCGGACGAACGCGCGGGCGCGATTGACGGCGTCCATGGCGATGCCCGACCAGAGTGCACCCCAGACAATGTGCGAATATGGATGCATCGTTTCCGTCAGGATTTCTGTGAACGAGACCGGCAGGATTTGTGCCGCATCCCCTTCCGCCGTCAATGTGAATCCAGAACTGCAGGTTCCGCGAAAGCCCATCGTGTCCCACGTCGACAGCGGGATGGCCGTGAATTCACCGCGTCGGACCATCACGTGCACTTGATCGCTGGCGGGTGATTCGGGCGAACGGCGGCAGGTGACCAGGATGTCATCCGCTTGCAGCCCATACGAAATCACAGGAGCCTGTTTGGTCAGTTTGAAGCGATCGCCGTGCGTCTCGACTGCGCAGAGGCTCGACAGCAAATCTCCGCCTGTTCCGATTTCGGTTGTGGCAGATGCCATCAACAGTTGTTGTTCGGCAAGTTGCCGCAGGTAGTCGCGAAAGTAGGCCGATTGCTGCCCGTGTCGCACGACACACGCCACCTGGATGCAGTGCATGGCGTAGATCATCGCGGATGAACCGCAGTACTGACCCAGGACTTCGCACAGTTCGGCGATCTGGCTGATGTTCAGTCCCATGCCGCCGTATTTGGTGGGAACGTAGGCGCTGAGCAGTTTGGCTTCGCGCAGTGCAGCGAACGCTTCTGTGGGAAACCGTGCCTCACGGTCCACACTTTCGGCATGTGCGGCGAGCGACTGTTTTCCGACGGCGTGGACCTGCCGGACCAGTTCGTGGAAATCGACCGTCGCATCCAGGCTGCAATTGCAGGCGAGCGTATTCATGAGGTTCCAAGCATCTTCCAGGGAACATTACTTCGTCAGGTTGGAAACGGCTTCGGTGATGGCGGAAATGCTTTTGAATGTTTTGCGGCTGAGCATCGATTCCGGGAATTCGATGTCGAAACGGTCTTCGAGCGCCAGCATGATTCCCACGGTGGCAAGCGAGGTCAGGCCGACGTTGTACAGGTCGGCATGCTCATCAAGGCCACCGACATCACACGACAGTCGTCCATGTTGAGACAGGATCTCGCGGATTGTTCCAGAGTCGACGCTGACAGTGTTGGTAAGGTGATTCATCGTTCGGATACCGTTTCACAACAAACAACAGGGAACCGTAAATTTACAAGGAACCGTAACGAGGGACGTTCAGTCCACACGTCCGAGACAATTTCAGAAACCTGCACACTCCCTAAAGGGGATGGGCGGGTTTTCGAGGCACGCTTCAATTCTTGGCTGCGGTCTGGTGTCGGGAACGTTCATGGGCTCAACGGAACACACACCGGCAGCAGGAACCAGAGAAATTTTTGGTTCAAAAGCTCCTCGTGTCTGGCCCGTCACAGCAACACTCGCCACAGGGTGACGTTGCTGCAAATGAATCGAACAGGTTTGATTCGGCTTCCTGCGAAATCCCTGCAGGTTGCGCCCTCGAGCGGCTCGATCCGATTGGAAGCCTAGCTTGAGAATCCCCGCGTGAAACAAAAATGTTGCGGTCCGGCCACTGACTTTGTTCACTTTTCGCAAAGGTGACGATTCCGCACATCGTCACGAAGATTCGTCGTTCCAACAGCTTTGGCGACAGTGTATTACGTTTTCTTAATGAATCTGCTATTGAATGATTCGGGTGACGATTTCCGTTCAGAATTGTAGCCTTCGATCAGAGTTCCGCCATGTCGGATTTGCATTCACCGGATTTCGTTGTATTTGGCGAAATGATCGGTCTACGATTCGGGACATTGATCGCAAATTTCCAGTGATTGCCACGGTATCCAGGTCTTACAAACAAGCACCAAAAGGAAGGATGATTTCGCGATGGACCAACTTCTGACCGGTCTGCACCAGTTCCATACGGACATTTTTCAGCACGAGCGGTCATTTTTCGAATCATTGGCATCGGGACAGCATCCGAGTGCCCTGTTTATCGGTTGTTCGGATTCGCGCGTCGATCCCTCGATCATCACGCAAGCGCGGCTCGGTGAGCTCTTTGTTTTGCGGAACGCAGGCAACATCGTTCCTTGCCACGGTGCCTCAAACGGTGGTGAACCCGCCACGATCGAATATGCGGTCACTGCATTGGGTGTCAAAGACATCATTATTTGTGGCCATTCGGGATGCGGGGCAATTCAGGCGATGTTGGAACCGCACAGGATGGACAAGCTGCCGCTGGTTCGCGGCTGGCTGAATCACGCCGATGCCACCCGGCAGATCGTTGCCGAAAATTATTCGCAATACAGCGGCGAGGAACTTCTGGAGATTGCGGTTCGTGAGCATGTGCTGGTTCAGATCGAGAATCTGCAAACGCATCCCTCGGTGGCCACGAAACTGCAGCGGGGTGATCTGACGTTGCATGCCTGGATCTACGGGATGAATACGGGCGAGATCCTGGCGTATTCCACGAAAGACGGCGGGTTTGCGTCATTGACGAACCTCGATCCGCGTGAAGGCAGCAAACGCAGCGTGGCCAACCACCGCGAATCGAAAGGCACGAAGAGCTCGAAGAAGAAGTCGCGTGCCTGACCGACGAGATGGTCTTCGGGTGGCCGGGACTGGACGAGCGAAGCGCTGGACGCCCGGGGTTTCGGCAAACCCCACCAATCCCGGCCCTGCCCCCCCCCAAGATTTCGCTGTGAAGAAGCACGAGTGGTTTCGGCGATTTCGGCGGGCGTCCTTCATGCTCTGGCTGTGGCGAATTGACCTTGGTGTCAACGGAGGTGATACTCACAGGTGGCCAATCGTCCAGAGTTTGCCGTCGTGAGGTGTTGCCGATGTCGTTTGCTCGTGCTTGTGGGCTCACACTGCTTCTGATCGTCGCCTCGGGCGTTCACGCGGATGATTCGCCTGTCGACTACATGACGCAAGTCAAACCGTTGCTCGCGAAGCATTGTGCTGGCTGTCACGGGGCACAGAAGCAGAATGTGGGATTGCGTGTCGATTCGGCTCAGGGGTTGTTCGTCGGTGGTGACAGCGGTCCGGTCGTGATTCCCGGTGAGTCTGCCAAAAGTCTGCTGGTTCACGCCGTGACAGGGACCGAGAACGCCTCGCAGATGCCGCCCGAGGGGCCACCGCTGAGCACGGACGCGATCGCGTTGATTCGGCGTTGGATCGATGCCGGCGCGAAATCGCCGGCGGATGAAGTGGTCGAAGCGGCGGCGGCGAAGACCAGTGATCACTGGTCGTTTAGGCCGATTCACCGGCCAACCGTGCCTGTCGTGACGCGATCCGGATCTCTGCGGAATGGCATCGATAATTTCATTCGTAGCCGGTTGGAGCACGACCGGCTTGAGCCGGTCGAAGACGCCGATGCCACGACCCTTGTTCGACGCGTTCATCTGGATCTGCTGGGGATTCCACCGGCAGTGGAAACGGTGCGGGAATTTCTTGAGGATCAATCGCCCGATGCGTATGAACGGTTGCTCGACCGCCTGCTGGCATCGCCCCACTATGGTGAACGCTGGGGACGCGACTGGCTCGATTCGGCCCGCTATGCCGACTCGAACGGCTTCACGCGTGATCAGCCGCGAACGATCTGGAAATATCGCGACTGGGTGATCGGCGCTTTCAATCGCAATCTGGGATTCGATCAATTCACGATCGAGCAGCTGGCGGGGGATCTGTTGCCCAACCCGACGTTGGATCAACTTGTCGCCACCGGATTTCACCGGAACACGCTGATCAATGAAGAAGGCGGAACTGATCCCGAACAGTTCCGCGTCGAGGCGGTGGTCGATCGAGCCAACACGACAGGGACCGTCTTTCTGGGGCTGACCGTCGGGTGCTGTCAGTGTCACGACCATAAGTATGATCCACTGTCCCAGCGGGAGTATTACCAGTTTTACGCCTTCTTCAATTCGACCGAATTCACGCCGGGGAATCAGACGTTACCCAAGATTGATGTCCCAACCGCTGACCAGATTCGGATGGGTGAGCCGGAACGGGCCGCGCAGATTCGCGCGGAAATCAGTCGGCTGGAACAAGAATTGAAGGATCGTGATGCGGACATTGCCGCCGATCAGACGGCATGGGAGAAGCTGCTGACGGAAGACGACAAGAAGAAGCTTCCGTACAATATCAAGAATGCAGTGGATCTGGTGGTGGCGGATCGGTCGGACGTTCACAAACGCGATTTGAGCAACTATTTCCGCGGCCTACCACAGGCACGCGAAAAGCATCCACAACTCAACGAGATTTCTCGACTGCGTGACCTCGAGCCGAAGTTCGCTGTCACCATGATCACGCGTGAGAGTGCCGCACCCCGCGAAACGCATATTCATGTTCGAGGAGATTTCCTGCGTCAGGGGGCACGCGTTGAGCCGGCCGCTCCGGCAGTCCTGATCTCGACAGGGGGGCAGGGGCCCATGGGAAGCCGCTTGAAGCTCGCAGAATGGCTGGTGTCGTCGGGCAATCCCTTGACCGCGCGCGTGATCAGCAATCGGTACTGGCAACGACTGTTCGGCCGCGGACTGGTGGAAACCGAGAATGACTTCGGGACCCAGGGCGACCGGCCGACGCATCCGGAGTTGCTCGATTGGCTGGCCAGCGAATTCCGTGATGTCAGCCCCTCCTCGGCGGCAGGTCCCGCCTGGGATTTGAAGCGACTGCTGCGATTGATGGTTTCGTCGACGACGTACCGGCAATCGTCGTTCGCGCGTGCGGACCTTGTGGAACGTGATCCATTGAACAAGTTGCTGGCACGCCAATCACGATTGCGGATCGATGCCGAGATGATTCGTGATACGGCGCTTGCGGCGGCCGGCCTGTTGACGGAAGAACTGGGCGGGCCGCCGGTCTATCCGCCGCAACCCGAAGGCGTGTTTGATTTCACTCAGGATAAAAAGCCCTGGAAGACGTCGACGGGGCGCGACCGGTTTCGGAAGGCGATGTATACCCATCTGTGGCGATCCAGCCTTTACCCGTCGATGGCGGTTTTCGATTTCCCTGAACCGAATGTCGCCTGCACCCGCCGTGTCCGCTCGAATACCCCCTTGCAATCGTTGACCCTGGCGAACGACGAAACCTTCTTCGAATTTGCTCAGGGGTTTGCCGTTCGGTTGCTGGAATCGGCGGCGTCGGACGACAGTCAACGCCTGGGGATGGCCGTGGAGACTGCAGTGGGGCGGGAACCGACGTCGCTGGAACTGGCTCGGTTACGCGGCTACCTGCAGCAACAGCGGGAACGGTTTACGCATGACGTTGCCGCTGCGGAACAGTTTGCCCCGAAGTCCAAGCCCGCGAACTCGTCTGTTCAGGAGGCCGCGGCGTGGACAGCGGTGGCCCGCGTTTTAATGAACCTGGATGAGTTCATCACGCGGGAATAGGCGACTTTACGGCGTGCCGGACGAGATCGAGTTTCCTTCGTTCCACGTTTTCCTTCGTTTCACGGTCACGAAATGTGACAGGGGGCGAGGTCCGCCGACGACTTTGTGCCAAGTTGTCAAAGATGCGTGTGTTCCAGAGTCGCTCGTCTTGAAGCCGCCACCGTGGACACGATCCGCACATGAGACGTACGTGTGACGATCGCGGACCCCTCTGTTGATTGCCGGAAGACAATCTCAATCGGACCGCAATCGATTCCGGCCGCCCATGATAGGTCGGCAAAGGCGGTTGGCCTGATGATCGAGAGCAGCGATCGGAAGGCTCGCAACCGGGCTTGTCCACGTCCGGCCGCAAGGGGGTGAAGGAGAGCGAGGTTTCTCAATCATTCTAAATTCGCCACTTCGCCAGGTTTATCTTCTCGACGTGCGAAGTCGCAGGCCCAAATTTTTTGATCACCTTAATCCTCTTGATCGCTTTGTTCTCTATCACCTTATTTCACTGGAACTTAGATGTGCTCAGTGGGTTCGGATCGTGTTGATTACGTTGAGCAACATGCTAGCGGTCTTGTTTACGAGGCCCGGGTTTTCACCCGATGTGTGATAAAGCACGTGACGAGCGCGCACTCGTAGTGGGAACCTGGATGAGCGTCGCAACGGAATTGAGGTCGTGGAAGAACTGCATTTGAATTTCCCGCTTCAATCAGAGACCAGGGCAGGTTCTGGGTTCGAGGAACCTGAGCCCACTGGTTCACGATCCTCGGG from the Schlesneria paludicola DSM 18645 genome contains:
- a CDS encoding acyl-CoA dehydrogenase family protein, whose product is MNTLACNCSLDATVDFHELVRQVHAVGKQSLAAHAESVDREARFPTEAFAALREAKLLSAYVPTKYGGMGLNISQIAELCEVLGQYCGSSAMIYAMHCIQVACVVRHGQQSAYFRDYLRQLAEQQLLMASATTEIGTGGDLLSSLCAVETHGDRFKLTKQAPVISYGLQADDILVTCRRSPESPASDQVHVMVRRGEFTAIPLSTWDTMGFRGTCSSGFTLTAEGDAAQILPVSFTEILTETMHPYSHIVWGALWSGIAMDAVNRARAFVRVEARKTPGETPISAIRLAEVDQVLQEMRHNVKSLTREYQDLLEQNCSDAFKGFGFSIRTNNLKVSCSQRIVDIVSKALLICGISGYRNDSKFSLARHLRDSYGAALMVNNDRITKLNATMLMVHKEGH
- a CDS encoding acyl carrier protein — protein: MNHLTNTVSVDSGTIREILSQHGRLSCDVGGLDEHADLYNVGLTSLATVGIMLALEDRFDIEFPESMLSRKTFKSISAITEAVSNLTK
- a CDS encoding carbonic anhydrase, producing the protein MDQLLTGLHQFHTDIFQHERSFFESLASGQHPSALFIGCSDSRVDPSIITQARLGELFVLRNAGNIVPCHGASNGGEPATIEYAVTALGVKDIIICGHSGCGAIQAMLEPHRMDKLPLVRGWLNHADATRQIVAENYSQYSGEELLEIAVREHVLVQIENLQTHPSVATKLQRGDLTLHAWIYGMNTGEILAYSTKDGGFASLTNLDPREGSKRSVANHRESKGTKSSKKKSRA
- a CDS encoding PSD1 and planctomycete cytochrome C domain-containing protein, whose translation is MSFARACGLTLLLIVASGVHADDSPVDYMTQVKPLLAKHCAGCHGAQKQNVGLRVDSAQGLFVGGDSGPVVIPGESAKSLLVHAVTGTENASQMPPEGPPLSTDAIALIRRWIDAGAKSPADEVVEAAAAKTSDHWSFRPIHRPTVPVVTRSGSLRNGIDNFIRSRLEHDRLEPVEDADATTLVRRVHLDLLGIPPAVETVREFLEDQSPDAYERLLDRLLASPHYGERWGRDWLDSARYADSNGFTRDQPRTIWKYRDWVIGAFNRNLGFDQFTIEQLAGDLLPNPTLDQLVATGFHRNTLINEEGGTDPEQFRVEAVVDRANTTGTVFLGLTVGCCQCHDHKYDPLSQREYYQFYAFFNSTEFTPGNQTLPKIDVPTADQIRMGEPERAAQIRAEISRLEQELKDRDADIAADQTAWEKLLTEDDKKKLPYNIKNAVDLVVADRSDVHKRDLSNYFRGLPQAREKHPQLNEISRLRDLEPKFAVTMITRESAAPRETHIHVRGDFLRQGARVEPAAPAVLISTGGQGPMGSRLKLAEWLVSSGNPLTARVISNRYWQRLFGRGLVETENDFGTQGDRPTHPELLDWLASEFRDVSPSSAAGPAWDLKRLLRLMVSSTTYRQSSFARADLVERDPLNKLLARQSRLRIDAEMIRDTALAAAGLLTEELGGPPVYPPQPEGVFDFTQDKKPWKTSTGRDRFRKAMYTHLWRSSLYPSMAVFDFPEPNVACTRRVRSNTPLQSLTLANDETFFEFAQGFAVRLLESAASDDSQRLGMAVETAVGREPTSLELARLRGYLQQQRERFTHDVAAAEQFAPKSKPANSSVQEAAAWTAVARVLMNLDEFITRE